One region of Mugil cephalus isolate CIBA_MC_2020 chromosome 17, CIBA_Mcephalus_1.1, whole genome shotgun sequence genomic DNA includes:
- the LOC125024230 gene encoding vacuolar protein 8-like, giving the protein MASGFCDKCSRLLREFAVNLRRVCRDLEQKIREVFREICRCTCFGSSPERTAAQELQSLHLMCGDNDTQDLTQESLQALNRLASSENPDLQITAAMYYLHLSHHLTSPLPDTFMEPVMALLLSANLDVQKTISLSLVNLLLKNNVRKELVIDMGMLVPILELFQSGDPAAQCHSCACVALLASSESNGDALLVDGIIPLLALAKSYDPKVQQNATWALLLLTQSDWSMRILCQAGAIPVLVLLLQSSDSEVQFYSCSALCNIAALQEHHPKLLSIGGHYLSKCLLTLMSSSVQKNSAQACRCLQTLSKSVLIQEQLMELDCVLPLKALLKTSTPMWTESAITLLSTLSAHPQNNDILLSEGLLEEISRLLHHPRPSSVIVAHSCKIITDLCSSRMGEQAVMESLCLPGLLRALLSPSLSDETLLHVTSCLSHLTTWDTIKAKLSTTITPEQVSGLVKLSAQIRHPQLSYNCAAIISKLQMTEDLIQLLRPHYISMSKYLLAFLKMKDVKFQQLAIVTVFNLTKDGGFSSLLANSELEAQLWTVHAQTEETRQLLQMIQPLSPSSVNP; this is encoded by the exons ATGGCTTCAGGCTTTTGCGACAAGTGTTCCCGTTTGCTCAGAGAATTCGCTGTAAATCTGAGGAGAGTTTGCAGAGACTTAGAGCAGAAAATAAGGGAAGTTTTCAGGGAGATTTGCCGGTGCACCTGTTTTGGGAGCTCACCTGAGCGGACGGCGGCGCAGGAATTGCAGTCCTTACACCTCATGTGTGGTG ACAATGACACTCAAGACCTCACTCAAGAAAGTCTGCAAGCACTGAACAGACTTGCATCCTCGGAAAACCCTGATCTACAAATAACTGCAGCCATGTATTATCTACATCTCAGTCATCACT TGACATCTCCTCTACCAGATACCTTCATGGAGCCAGTCATGGCTTTACTTTTATCAGCCAACCTAGATGTGCAGAAGACAATTTCACTCTCCCTGGTCAATCTGTTACTAAAGAATAATG TGCGTAAAGAGTTGGTGATTGACATGGGGATGCTGGTGCCCATACTGGAGTTGTTCCAGTCCGGTGATCCTGCAGCTCAGTGTCACTCTTGTGCATGTGTTGCCCTGCTGGCCTCCTCGG AATCAAACGGAGATGCTCTACTGGTTGATGGAATCATACCGCTGTTGGCTTTAGCAAAATCCTACGATCCAAAGGTGCAACAGAACGCAACGTGGGCTCTGCTGCTTCTCACCCAGTCAG ACTGGTCGATGAGGATTTTATGTCAGGCAGGGGCCATTCCTGTTTTGGTCCTCCTGCTGCAGTCCTCAGACTCGGAGGTTCAGTTTTacagctgctctgctctgtgcaACATTGCCGCTCTCCAGGAGCATCACCCGAAGCTGCTCAGCATCGGGGGCCATTATTTGTCAAAGTGTCTTTTGACTCTCATGTCGTCCTCTGTGCAAAAG AATTCAGCTCAAGCGTGCCGATGCCTTCAAACCCTCTCAAAGAGCG tgCTGATCCAAGAGCAGCTGATGGAGCTTGACTGTGTGTTGCCTCTGAAGGCCCTGCTGAAAACCTCTACTCCTATGTGGACAGAGTCTGCAATAACACTCCTGTCGACACTGTCTGCGCACCCACAAAATAAT GACATCCTGCTGAGTGAAGGGCTGCTGGAGGAGATCAGTCGGCTGCTTCATCATCCCAGGCCCAGCTCCGTTATAGTCGCGCACAGCTGCAAGATAATCACTGACCTGTGTAGCTCCCGCATGGGTGAGCAG GCTGTGATGGAAAGTCTGTGTTTGCCGGGACTCCTCCGGGCTCtactctctccctccctgtcagACGAGACGCTGCTCCACGTGACATCATGCCTAAGCCACCTGACGACATGGG acaCAATTAAGGCTAAGTTGTCGACAACGATAACACCAGAGCAAGTTTCGGGGCTGGTGAAGCTGTCCGCGCAGATAAGACATCCTCAGCTCTCGTATAACTGTGCGGCTATCATAAGCAAATTACAAATGACTG aGGATCTGATACAGTTGCTGAGGCCTCACTACATTTCCATGTCCAAATACTTGTTGGcttttctcaaaatgaaagATGTTAAATTCCAGCAGCTGGCCATAGTCACCGTATTCAACCTGACCAAAG ATGGAggcttctcctctctgctggctAACAGTGAACTGGAGGCTCAGCTGTGGACGGTGCATGCGCAGACGGAGGAAACAAGACAGCTACTGCAAATGATTCAGCCTCTTTCCCCTTCTTCGGTTAACCCTTGA